In Quercus robur chromosome 10, dhQueRobu3.1, whole genome shotgun sequence, a genomic segment contains:
- the LOC126704029 gene encoding uncharacterized protein LOC126704029: protein MIKFPIDYGVGELWGNHEVARECYIAMLEIYNHQQTICVEEQRAIVEPVEELEEVTFDESRPEWTTRMGTLSSQMVRQVLTTFLLGNQDVFAWSHEDMPWIDPTIIVHRLNVSPSSPPIRQKKRVFAQERDRAIAEEVQKLLDADFIREVYYLDWLANVVMVKKTNGKWRMCVNIMDLNKACPKDSYPLPQIDTLIKMEEADQEKNSFVTSQGLFCYKVMPFRLKSAGAMYQRLMNKMFAHQIGRNVQVYVDDMLVKSVREDNHLSDLQETFDTLRILSRPGEELYLYLAVSQTAVSTTLVREEDGSQRPVYFTSQTFRAAEERYPQMEKLAFALVTVARKLKPYFQAHTIIVLMNKPLRKAMSSLEAAGWMALWAVELSEFDIQYRL, encoded by the exons atgatcaaattcccAATAGATTATGGAGTAGGAGAGCTGTGGGGCAATCATGAGGTAGCGCGCGAGTGCTACATTGCCATGCTCGAGATTTATAATCACCAACAGACCATATGCGTAGAAGAACAAAGGGCAATAGTAGAGCCGGTTGAAGAACTAGAAGAAGTAACCTTTGATGAGTCAAGGCCTGAATGGACGACTAGAATGGGCACGCTGTCTAGCCAGATGGTACGACAAGTGCTCACAACGTTCCTACTAGGAAACCAAGATGTATTCGCCTGGAGTCATGAGGACATGCCATGGATTGACCCTACGATCATAGTTCACAGGTTGAATGTATCGCCCTCATCACCTCCCATCCGACAGAAAAAGCGAGTGTTCGCTCAGGAAAGAGACAGAGCTATAGCTGAGGAAGTTCAAAAGTTGCTGGATGCGGATTTCATTCGGGAAGTATACTACCTCGACTGGTTGGCAAATGTGGTTATGGTCAAGAAGACcaatggaaaatggaggatgtgtgttAATATCATGGATCTCAACAAAGCTTGCCCCAAGGACAGTTACCCACTCCCACAGATTGATACATTG ATCAAAATGGAGGAAGCTGACCAAGAAAAAAATTCCTTTGTTACAAGCCAGGGACTTTTCTGCTACAAGGTAATGCCATTCAGACTTAAAAGTGCAGGGGCGATGTACCAGAgattaatgaacaagatgtttgcacaccaaatcgggaggaatgtgCAAGTTTATGtagacgacatgctggtgaaaagcGTACGAGAAGACAATCACTTGAGCGATCTCCAAGAGACTTTTGACACACTCCGAAT CTTATCCAGGCCAGGAGAAGAGCTCTACCTATACTTAGCCGTTTCGCAAACCGCTGTTAGCACAACTTTGGTAAGAGAGGAAGATGGATCTCAGAGACCCGTCTACTTTACAAGCCAAACGTTTCGAGCAGCAGAAGAGAGGTACCCCCAGATGGAGAAGTTGGCCTTCGCATTGGTAACTGTAGCACGAAAACTCAAGCCGTACTTCCAAGCACATACCATCATTGTCTTGATGAATAAGCCCCTGAGAAAAGCCATGAGTAGCCTCGAGGCTGCAGGATGGATGGCTTTATGGGCAGTGGAGCTGAGTGAATTCGATATCCAGTATCGTCTGTGA